The following are from one region of the Oreochromis aureus strain Israel breed Guangdong linkage group 1, ZZ_aureus, whole genome shotgun sequence genome:
- the LOC116324263 gene encoding haptoglobin, producing MNMIHRMAFSLTVVVLAAWACLADVAHTEERMKGSVLASRTASLRSRRMVGGKLAPHVPWQAMVYIAESILDGGYAGGALISDRWVLTAGRNLFVKKSREAIQGKEPVIPKVYLGITKKDDANSSSEVAVEKVVLHPGFQNQSDWNNDLALIQLKQPVVINDKVTPIPLPERGQDLAKAVRGSGIITGWGWGPLLTPSPFLKHIVVPLANHSECRAEYESLALTPTVDDDMICTAATKYQENVCFGDAGGALAVTDPETGDIYAAGILSYDKSCTRYKHAVYMKLSSYLPWIHSIMRGDTDTSTAVRFKAMSAMYRRQE from the exons ATGAATATGATCCACAGAATGGC GTTTTCTCTGACTGTGGTCGTCCTGGCTGCGTGGGCCTGCCTGGCAGATGTGGCTCATACTGAAGAAAGGATGAAAGGCTCTGTGTTAG CCTCCAGGACAGCATCACTCCGCTCCAGGCGAATGGTTGGTGGGAAACTGGCTCCTCATGTGCCCTGGCAGGCCATGGTCTACATTGCTGAGAGCATACTGGATGGAGGTTATGCAGGCGGTGCTCTCATCTCTGACCGCTGGGTGTTGACGGCTGGAAGAAACCTTTTCGTTAAGAAGAGTCGGGAGGCCATTCAAGGAAAGGAGCCTGTCATCCCTAAAGTGTACCTGGGAATTACAAAAAAGGATGATGCTAATTCTTCCAGTGAGGTTGCTGTTGAGAAG gttgttctccATCCAGGCTTTCAGAACCAGTCTGACTGGAACAACGACCTGGCTCTGATCCAGCTGAAGCAGCCTGTCGTTATAAATGATAAAGTGACCCCCATCCCATTACCAGAGCGAGGCCAGGACCTGGCCAAGGCTGTGCGTGGGTCAGGAATTATCACTGGATGGGGCTGGGGACCCCTTCTCACTCCTTCTCCCTTTCTCAAACACATCGTAGTCCCCCTGGCCAATCACTCTGAGTGTAGGGCTGAATATGAAAGTCTTGCACTCACGCCAACTGTAGATGATGACATGATCTGCACTGCTGCCACAAAATATCAGGAGAATGTCTGTTTTGGGGATGCAGGTGGAGCTCTGGCTGTCACAGATCCTGAAACTGGGGACATATATGCTGCAGGGATCCTGTCCTATGATAAATCCTGCACTAGGTACAAGCACGCAGTGTATATGAAGCTTTCCTCATATTTGCCCTGGATCCACAGCATTATGAGAGGAGATACAGACACATCAACTGCTGTGCGCTTTAAAGCAATGTCTGCGATGTACAGAAGGCAGGAGTAA